A single genomic interval of Puntigrus tetrazona isolate hp1 chromosome 1, ASM1883169v1, whole genome shotgun sequence harbors:
- the prokr1a gene encoding prokineticin receptor 1a, with amino-acid sequence MGEDNRSTSAGTWTLIQPSGSPHELLANYDIPLDYEVPADEIPDTTQGPAFFVATIVIAAVLVCIMLVCGVGNCLFIASLARYKKLRNLTNLLIANLAISDFLVATVCCPFLVDYYVVKRLSWDHGIVLCVSINYLRTVSLYVSTNALLAIAVDRYMAIVHPLKPRMKYQTAYWIIFGVWIIPVLIAVPSAYFATVHEYPHSALGHDKKIFCAQIWSADQQLMYRSYFLFIFIVEFLGPVLTMSVCYARISRELWFKNVPGFPTEQLRKRLRRRRRTVVALIAVLAAYVMCWAPYYSFTLLRDFYPALITRGRNSLVVFYVIECIAMSNGVINTLCFVSVRNNAAKCFRAVKLANCRSLTRAFVGKMAEDDIRTSSLRVTEDVECTRIK; translated from the exons ATGGGAGAAGACAACAGAAGCACCTCCGCTGGGACATGGACTCTCATCCAGCCGTCGGGAAGCCCGCATGAGCTCCTGGCCAATTACGACATCCCTCTGGATTACGAGGTTCCAGCGGATGAGATCCCAGACACCACTCAGGGACCAGCGTTCTTCGTGGCTACAATCGTCATCGCGGCGGTCCTGGTTTGCATCATGCTAGTCTGCGGCGTTGGGAATTGCCTCTTTATAGCCTCATTGGCACGCTACAAAAAACTAAGGAATCTCACCAATTTACTCATCGCCAACTTGGCAATATCAGACTTCCTGGTGGCCACTGTGTGCTGTCCCTTTCTGGTGGATTATTACGTGGTCAAGCGGCTGTCGTGGGATCATGGGATTGTGCTTTGCGTCTCCATTAACTACCTTAGGACTGTGTCTCTCTACGTGTCCACCAATGCCCTGCTAGCCATCGCTGTGGACAG GTACATGGCTATCGTTCATCCCCTGAAGCCCCGGATGAAGTATCAAACAGCGTACTGGATTATTTTCGGCGTTTGGATAATCCCAGTCCTCATCGCGGTACCATCGGCTTACTTCGCGACAGTGCATGAATACCCGCACAGCGCACTGGGCCACGACAAAAAGATCTTCTGCGCCCAGATCTGGTCTGCAGACCAGCAGCTCATGTACCGCTCCTacttcctcttcatcttcatcgtGGAGTTCCTGGGGCCCGTGCTCACCATGTCAGTCTGTTACGCGCGCATCTCCAGGGAGCTGTGGTTCAAGAACGTCCCGGGGTTTCCGACGGAGCAGCTGCGCAAGCGGCTACGGCGGCGGCGCAGGACGGTGGTGGCGCTGATCGCGGTTCTGGCGGCGTACGTGATGTGCTGGGCGCCGTACTACAGTTTCACGCTGCTGCGCGATTTCTACCCGGCGCTGATCACGCGCGGCCGAAACTCGCTGGTCGTTTTCTACGTCATCGAGTGCATCGCCATGAGCAACGGGGTCATTAACACTCTGTGTTTTGTGAGCGTTAGGAACAATGCTGCTAAGTGTTTCAGAGCCGTCAAACTCGCTAACTGCCGCTCGCTAACTAGAGCATTCGTCGGCAAGATGGCGGAAGATGATATTAGGACTTCTTCCTTGCGAGTGACCGAGGATGTGGAATGCACACGAATAAAGTGA